From Synoicihabitans lomoniglobus, the proteins below share one genomic window:
- a CDS encoding ABC transporter permease: MIFWEIICLSFSSLKANKLRSALTMIGIAVGIFTVIGVMTAVSGVQSKIEDGLNVLGANSFQVSKYPPINFSDPRERFANRRNVDYRQALRFKELMQYDARVSLIIQRGGRRVFHGQENTNPNVGLIGTDENYLTSFNYEVGAGRPISADDVNLVRSICLIGEDIRTRLFRDKNPIGEQIRIDGASLTIVGVLEAKGSSFGQSQDNIVITPISKWFNLYGRANRSIGINVQAPSAETLEEVQETGIGMMRIARGLLPEDPNDFETFTNDSLIETFNKVLGTVAIGAFVISAIALLAAGVGVMNIMLVSVTERTREIGVRKSLGARKLNILTQFLLEAVALSLFGGVIGVLLGVAGGNLAGQLLSADVVFPVGWATAGMVVCSGIGIIFGLYPAWKAASLDPIEALRYE; this comes from the coding sequence ATGATCTTTTGGGAAATTATCTGTCTCTCGTTTTCGTCGCTGAAGGCGAACAAGCTGCGCTCGGCGTTGACCATGATCGGCATCGCCGTGGGCATCTTCACCGTGATCGGCGTGATGACTGCCGTGAGTGGCGTGCAGTCCAAGATTGAGGATGGTTTGAACGTGCTCGGCGCGAACAGTTTTCAGGTCTCGAAGTATCCACCAATCAACTTCAGTGATCCCCGCGAGCGTTTCGCCAACCGCCGGAATGTCGATTACCGGCAGGCCCTGCGTTTTAAGGAGCTCATGCAGTATGATGCCCGCGTGAGTCTGATCATCCAGCGCGGCGGTCGGCGGGTGTTTCACGGTCAGGAGAACACCAATCCCAATGTCGGGTTGATCGGCACGGACGAAAATTATCTCACCAGCTTCAATTACGAAGTGGGCGCGGGTCGTCCGATCTCGGCCGACGACGTGAATCTGGTGCGCTCGATTTGTTTGATCGGCGAAGATATCCGCACGCGACTGTTCCGGGACAAAAATCCCATTGGGGAGCAGATCCGGATCGACGGCGCATCGCTCACGATTGTGGGCGTGTTGGAGGCCAAGGGGTCTTCCTTCGGCCAGAGCCAGGATAACATCGTGATCACGCCGATCTCGAAGTGGTTCAACCTCTACGGCCGGGCGAACCGTTCCATCGGGATCAATGTGCAGGCGCCTTCGGCGGAGACGTTGGAGGAAGTGCAGGAAACCGGCATTGGCATGATGCGGATTGCGCGCGGCCTCCTGCCGGAAGATCCGAATGACTTTGAGACGTTCACAAACGATTCCCTCATCGAGACCTTCAACAAGGTCCTCGGCACGGTCGCCATTGGCGCGTTCGTGATCAGCGCCATCGCGTTGTTGGCCGCCGGGGTGGGCGTGATGAACATCATGCTCGTGAGCGTCACGGAACGCACCCGCGAGATCGGAGTGCGCAAAAGTCTCGGTGCGCGAAAGCTCAACATCCTCACGCAGTTCCTGCTCGAAGCGGTGGCGTTGTCGCTCTTCGGCGGTGTGATCGGGGTGTTGCTGGGCGTGGCCGGGGGCAACCTGGCCGGTCAGTTGCTCAGCGCCGACGTGGTATTTCCGGTCGGCTGGGCGACCGCCGGCATGGTGGTGTGCAGCGGCATCGGCATCATCTTCGGCCTCTATCCGGCCTGGAAGGCCGCTTCGCTCGATCCCATCGAAGCGTTACGCTACGAGTGA